Genomic window (Oryza sativa Japonica Group chromosome 3, ASM3414082v1):
AACGGAGGAGATGATCAGGAGCAACCTGATGAATGTTACACCAGActaatggatggatggatgggacaGCTAGAGTCTAAGTGTGAGGTcgggctcgtcggcggcggcctgcaCGACGACGCTGCCGCCGTGGTTGGAGTTGGAGGAGCCGGAGTTGACGGcgaccggggcggcggcggcggcggggatggtggtggcggcggtgggcggtggcctGAAGCTGCCCGGCCACCCGAAGCTGGCATCCTCATCGCCTGCCGCCTGCACGAAGAACGGCATCGGGCCGAGCAGCGCGCGCGCCGACCTCAACTCGGCgcgccccgccggcgccgccacgccagggtggtggtggtgcaccGACGCGTGCGCCTGGATGCCGATGGGGTACAGGCCGGCGCCGTACAGCGGCAGCGAGGCCACGTCGGCGTAGCCGTAGGGGAACGCGTCGAGCCGCACGGCGCGCCGGGCCAGCGTGCGCTCCCGCCGGTGCGCGTTCTGGTGCCCGCCCAGCGCCTGCGAGCTGAAGAACTTCCTCTGGCAGTAGTTGCACGTGAACACCCGCGCCGgctcgcgcgccgtcgccgtcgccgtcgccgccggccgcgtgccgccgcTGTCCGTGGTGCTCGACTCGGTGGCGGAggcagccgccgcggcggcggcggcgacggtgagcgacAGGTCGAGGCTGACCTTGCCGGAGGAGGAGTTGCACGTCTCGTTGTTGTTGGACGCCGCCTGGCTGCTGATCTCGGACACCTCCTCTCCCGCTTCTTGGCTGCTGCTCTTCATGCTTCAACGATCGCAACAAACACCTACCACTCTCACCGATTTCTGCCTCAGCTGCATTCAGAAATTCAGACAAAACAGCTCAGATCATGCGAGCGAATCTTATGTATGTATGCGAGATATTTGAGTGGCAAGATGCTCTGAAATCAAAGATTATTCTCTGGACAAGACAGGGTTAATCTCTGCAGTCTCATCTGCACTCATTGACTGTCTCACCAATGTGCAGATAAGTCAGAACTCACAAGTGGAGAATGAGTAGAATAACATGCTATATTCTTCTTGTCAGTGTGGTGGTGATCATGACAAACTGAAAAACTTAGAAATGGACATTGTCTGCAAGTATAGACAGTTTGTGGATAAGAGCATGGAGCCTGAATTGGTACTTTCTTGGCTGAAATTAGATGAGTGTCTCTTGTTTATCCTAATCAATATATGGGCTGTTCATTGAGCACGACACATGGATGCTAATTAAAGAAAATAATGTTAGGAAAACATCTGAAATAATGAGCTGAAGAGTAGTAGTAGGTAGTATGACAAATGTGCCGGCCATAATGTGGAGTGCAGAGAAGTGGAAAGTGGCAGATTGGGCATTTGTGTGCTAGTTTTGATGCCAAACTTAAGGATAAACATATGAAAAGCATGCCCTCTTTTCTGGTTACGAGAATCTCTGAAACGGAACCTTATCTATAGAAAAGGCCAAGAATAGCACATTCAGTAGTCGTCAGAAAAGATGGAAGCTCTGGTGTTGCTCATCTAGAGGCCCCTTTCAGTTAAATCGTGTTTCTCTAGAGATCTAAACCACCAGCTGAGGACAACAAATGCTGAAAAATTAAACATAATTCAAGATAACAATATCATTTGAGGAACCTAATGAACAAAACTTCCACTTGCATTTTTTCACATAAAACATCCCATATCAGATATAATTGTCACTCTACTTTTAAATAGGTTAAAAACATCCTTAGCGGTTCAGATGAAGGACTGCAAATATGACACCCGGTAACTAGTAAATTATCTAAGTACTTGGCCCAGAGAACTTGCTAACAGTGGCAAGACATAGGAAGAAAAATAACAGAATTTACCAAACTTATAAGCTGCATCTCATCAGAACAAAACTTGATCTAGATTAGACTTACTACCAACAGGAATAACACAAATTAGTGCAGACACCAAAGCATCAACAAGTTCCACTTGAAAATTCACCACCACATCGTTTAACATGGAAGAAACAAATTCCTGACTTGAATGGATGATCAAAGTAACATACTTAAAAGATCTTAACTGGACCAACAAAACCACAAGGGATAAAACCCAGCAGACCTCAAACTCTGCTGGAGTTCCATCTAGACATCTACTCCAACTGGGAATGCACGGAGAAATTACTCTTACATCCAAGCAAACTGCCATGCAGTAGAAGAACACCAGAATTCAAGAACAACAAGCAAACAAGCAGAAGAACAACCACCCAAGGAACATGAAGAAGTCGACTAGTCTAGTCATCAGGGAGAGCCGAATTACCTCAAGCACCCAAGAAGCAGACACAGAATTCTGCACCTCAGTTCATCAAGAAGCCAGAATTCTGAAGAGGAGATCCCAAGAAGCCAAACCACCAAAGCCGCTCAGACCATGGCTGTCCTAGCAAATTGTCCCTTGTGTTCAccaaagggggagaagagaaacaaagaaacaaagtgaggatgaggaggagaagggcAAGGGGTGAGAATGTGATGTTGTGGTGTGTTCAGTTAAAGTGGCATCCCCACTGTGGTGTTTGATTATGGAAAGCAGAGGTTTGGTAAATTACTGGTAGGGGATGCAGGACAGTGCTCAGAAGTGGTACAAGAAAAGGATGTATCTGCACTAAAGATACACACAAGGGGATGGATGCTGGTATACACCTCaactttcctcctttttctttttcctttgtaCCATCACTACcaaaaccaccaccaccatccaaGAAAAGGCCACCCCAAGAGCAACAAAAAAAGGTACACACACAATTCTGTAAACAATTGAGCTGCTCATTCCTGGGCTAGCACTTGTTTATTCCTAGGATTAAGTGTGTTCTATCTACCCATCCAGTACCAGTACAAAAATTATCTCTACACATGTTAGGGGTGGAAAAGAGAAAGGGATGGAAGGAAGGGTTGGAGTTGTAGGGGACCAGTGAAGTGCCATGATATTTTTGTCAGGGGTTGAGTCAGAATTGtacctttttctttctctctctttgcaTTGCAGTGCGTTTGCAGCTGTTCTTGCGTAACATGCCTGCAATTTTTACTCATCCTTACGTACTTCGGTGGGCAGGTTTTCAATTAATCTAGGAATAGTGGTGGCCAATGGTATGGTCATGAACAGTGCATGATTCAATTCTTGTCAGAGAGCAGTTTGGCGGTGTAGctttttgccattttttttctcgcttTCTTCTGCACAACATGCCTGCCTGCAAGTAAACTCCACTGCCATTGTCCTTGGCTACTTGCTGCACCTGctgttctctgtttttttttttttggataatgaaAGTGCTATTCTCTGATGGATCCCATGCAATGGTTGGGTACTCCTATACCATGTGTGTGTCTGCCCAACAGTGCATGCCATCCCCTTTGGATGGTTGGAAGGGGGACAGGGAAGGAAAGGGAAAGTTTACCCTGAATGTTTTGTTTTGGTATTGAGCAGAAGCTGTGCACGGCAATACTGCATTCAGAGCTACCCCTACTCGTAGTAGTAAGGTGCAAATTGAGATCTGAAGTGTATACTGCATgtttcctccgtcctaaaatatagcaatgtaGTACTGAATTAGGCATAAACTAGTATTACAAATTTGAACAGGTGATCTAGATAATATGTGCTACTGTTTACAATAATGTAGCAATAGTATGAGCTCTGGAACTGAGAGAGTACTTGGCTACTTGCCTGGTTTCAAGGATAGGCACAGGAACAAGCTCATGATGAAATCAATCGAATTTTGGAAACTTAGGTGGATAGAGACAAGCATATGCTCCTATAAGAAAATGAGTTGGATTAACAGGAGCTTTGCCATGATTTTTTCAGTTAGTCATGACATAAAGATGTTCTACCATCTAAacatgaaaataaaaaagggaAGGAAGCCATCCATGTGCTTGACAAAAAGTACAAGATTGGTGAggcaaatgagaaaaaaaagggatcaTAAGGCGTGTAGAACTTTGAACAGAATCATGGCCTTTTATTCGTAGACTCTGAACGGGCAAAAAAATAATGGCTGGACTTTGGAGACCACAAAGACTTGCAAACAAAAGGCAAAAAGGATCGCGTAAagtgattggattggattggatagCTCACAAAATGACATAGATAAACAGATAAACACAAACCCAAGGGAAATGAAGACAGATTAAATCTGAACGGTTAATGTTTTAATCTGAAGCTGATTAgaattttagtttttcttttgtcaCTTTTGTTGCATGTCTCTCTTTTTAGAAGATACgttttctttataaaaaaacacataGAATTAACAATACAAAGCATGTCTTTATAGCTTGTAGTCGGGCTTTACGATCAACTTTCTCGTACACATCGTTATATACTTGAGCTACAGGCACAAACAAAGAATTataattagagcaggtacaatagcaggctataagccagctataaacatattttaaaaatataaaggaagagagagaagagcagcgggctacagatctatagccagctgcagcacagactctaagacgtaatgtgtgtatgtatgtaggaccagatattaatagtatagtaagcaactattatatgaattggctattacattggctataaatgatttgaagctagtagttggctatactattaaacttgctcttagctaAGGTAATAGACCACACCTAACTTAAATATCtctaccttaccaaattttgataatgtTAGAAACATGCCCGCCACATAATATTCTGGGTGAGAATGACAGGTTCCATGGTTCAGCTTCCCTTTGCAAAAGAATGATGCAGCCAGGATAGCAAAATGCAACAAAATTTCCTTATCACGACCCGTTAGTACATTATACAAATTTGTGCCTCTAATTATCTGAATGATAAGTCACAAACTATAACTGTGACACACATCAATTCAGGTAAAGACGCTCAATGAGCAGCTCTACATCAACTATCTCAGAAGCTAACCCCCAGAGTTTCAAACATCACTTGGGGACTTTTACATGGTACTTCGTAGAATCTTACACaagtgcagaaaaaaaaaagcatagagTACAGCAGCCGCGGCAACTGGAAGAAGAATCTGTAGCCATCATGTCAAATCCTATGATACAATTCTACCTCTCGGCCAAAAATCTAATAGCATACATGAATACCTCCTAATTATCGGACCTACCATGTCGCCTCCAATTTATCTGAAAATTCAAGAaagttacaacaaaattttAAGAATATGTACTCTGTAATAGCAATGGTAGCTCCAAGTAATTATTCCTTACATCAGAAGTCAGAAAGTGATAAGTTACAGCTTTTCACTCTTTATACCAGTTTCCATTTGATTTCTCGCCTTCAAGCTCTTTAAGCTTTTCCTACAATCATTAAAAATGCCTCAAATAAATTTCAAAGTAAAGAATGAAATGTTAACTCCAAACGTCTAAAAGAAGATGGGTTCAGGACTTCAGGGGTAGTTATCAGTGAACCAATGCGTTGGAAGTAACAGCCTGTGAGGATTGGGTAATCCCCTAGTATGTTTTGCCCTTGATCCACTTTCTTATTTGCAGCAAACTAAAAATAGTAACTATTGTCTACTGCACATTATGGGAAGTGTAGGACAACAGAAGAACACAAATCTTACATGTAAAGTTGTATTTTCTGAGGTCAAGCTATTGCACTTCTCCTGAAGTTGTTTCAATTCTTCCTTAAGTGAGCTGTTTTCCTGCTTTAGCAAATCAGCTCGATTGGCTACTTCCTCCCATTCAGCCTGTAGTATTTCATTTGTTACAACATATATATCATCAAAAGGAAGGTTAAtagtaaatttataaaaaaaaataccgcAAAAATAACATTGCATTGCTTATTTAACCCTGGTCATATACATCCAGCATTGGAATAACTAGGTGTAACCAGCACCTGCAACAGTTTGACTACCCATAGCAGTAAAAGGAGATACGGTTGATAAAATAGTACACTAGTAATGGACTCctcaaaaaaaatactccccccatttttttttatatgctGTTGGTTAGTTCAAAAATGAACGAAACAACATCATATaggaaaacggagggagtatactagTGATACAACAAGCTGAGAACCCTAAGACGAACCATACATTCTTAAGTTAACAAATGGACAATGATATGTATGCGAGAAGCcgagaaccaaaaaaaaaaaagaagaaaaagaaccaATCCACCCTTATATCACCAAAAGAGAATTGATCAAGAATATCTGCAGTCAACCTAATATTGTATTGGGAGGTTGTTTCCCATGCTTGCTTATATATCCATGACTTTTAAAACAAATATAGTGTGTATTTTAAAGATGTATCTCAAGAAGTTAGAAAACATCTCTCTACACCAGTCAAAAATGTAGTTGCCAATTTTGCGACTCACTGGATTGTCATTGAAGTGCGGTAAATTATACTCACTCGACTAATAAGGTACTGGTTCAACAACAATTGGGTTGTAATCCTAAGCAGTTTGAATTTCAAAGTTTGATGTTTTAAGAATAATTTGGGTAATTTTTTACTTGTCTTTAGCAATCATGAAAAGAGAGCTGGGTAATGAGTAATGAAAATCCTCTACAATTCAAAATCAGCTTTGAATTATGATCCAATGGACTGCCAAGCTAATATCTTCAAACATATTGTTCAGTTCAGATTCTGGTCAAACCATCCATAAAAGAAAATTCATTTAAAGCACCATCAATATCCTGGGCTCTAGCATAGCGTGCATGCGCGCATGCATGCCATACAGGCTATGTATATTTAAGTATTATTCCCGTCTGCGGTCAATTCAAATAGGTTCAACCTTATCAAAATTCACTGCTGATTAGGTTGAATCCAAGTTGGCCTCTTATGGATTAGTTGTTTACAGAAACACAGACTACCCAAAGATAATAAGAACAGCAAACGACAGCCAAATCCATGCAGACTGGTGCAGAAACTACAGACCTGCTTGCGTAATCTTGAACGTCGAGCTGATTCCCTATTTGATTGCTTCCGCTTTTGTCTCTTCAGTTCTCGCTCATCCtgcattaaaaataaaatacagcCCTAAGGAAATTGCAAGGTTGGTTCCTGTAACACAGCAAAAACAAGAAACAAATCCTGCACAGCAATAAACCTGTATGGCTGGATCACTGAGAACAACATCACGAGAGTTTGATGAAGGAGCTGATGCTGGTGCTGCAATAACTTTATTATGCATGGGTACTGAAGTAGGAGTACCCCAGTAATCCATTCCCATGTTTACACCAGTTGCTGGGCCAGCCATGGGAGGAGGGACAGGCCAGTATGGCATCATAGGGTTAAGCACAACTGGCCCAGTAGATGCTTGTACGGGCTCAACCGCAGAACTCTGAGCAGTAGCTCCTTTGTTGCTAGCATCTGGACAAAAAGGTAATTAGATTGCAGTCAATCCTTACTACATGAGAAAAATTTCTTATTGTCTTAACTAATATATTTATTAATTGCTTataacaaaaacaagcatagTTTCACAATTTTATTCTTCAATAAAGCTACCAATGGCAGGTTGTAGAATATGTTCAGTACTATACTAGGAGTAAACCCCTAATATACCACTGGAAATTTCGTCGGTTCCTAATATGTCATCAAAATTTTGCTTGTACCAAATATGCCACTTTGAATCCAAATCTAAACCCACACCCAATATGCCAACGGATGATGATTGCATATGGTACTTCCTCGCCCTTGCTTTCTTAAAAACCTTGTGTCTAAACAGTGATTTTTGCCATATGTGTTTTCAACACGGAAAATGTTTTTCAGGCATGCCTCCTGCACCACTATAATATTCATGAGTTTTTGCAGAATCTTTTATGAGCTACAGATTTTCCTTGAAAATTCTActgttttatataaaaaaaagagaggttcTTAATCCTACCATTACCCTGGCCATGCTCAGAACCATCCTTTGTCCTTGAACCCTGCAAGCAAATTGTTTGTACATATTTGTCTTAGGTTAGCAAGAAAATGATCGTATGAAGCAAAAGgagcaaaaaggaaaaaaaaaaaaacatagaggATTGAGTGCATCCATATACTTTGTTCACAGGCTAGAAGGCTATAGTGCATTTTGAAAGTAGTGGCAACCATGGATACACCCAGCACAAAAAGGTACCAAACATgcatgcaacaaaaaaaaaagatccattctttcaaaaaaaaaaaagatccacaTACTATAAGTATTTGGTGGGGAAAACAAGTTCCTAAGGGTTTCAGAACAATCGATCAACACTAATTATTAAAGGGTACAACACATGTGGCGAGAGCAAAGAATAATCAACTCGAGTCTAATAACTAACGACTATGCGAATGGTCAAGAACTTTAATAGAAGGGCTCAccattcgatttttttttagtaTCACCAAAAATCAGACTGTTTCATTATCAGTTGGGATCCTCTTATTACAAGATTTGCACTTTGCAGATCTTTATTTTGCAAACATCCAGAACCTTGAAGAGAAGTACAACCCAACTAGTCTAGGTGGGTTTCTGATGGCCAATATGCAGAGCCAGTGTGCAACCCTAGTACCCAACTAACTTGCACCTCTAAATAGTGTACCAGTTCAGTACAGGTGCCGTAAGCAATAATACAAAGGCTTAGACTCTAGATATTGCGCATGACAAACAAGACCTTCAGTAGGGGGGGGGGATGCCAGAGTGGTAAAACAAAAGGCATGCTGCCTTTGGAATTTGTACTGGTGAGAAAAATGAAGTAACTGAAGTAACATAACAAAGCGGTATGATAGAGTGACATACACTTTTTGAATTTGTACTGCTTCCTTCAGAAGAACTTCCACTTCCGCTCTCACTGCATAtcatatgttaaaaaaaagtcagCGTTTATCCATTATAATCACAGAGACAGAAGAAAAGGAGCTACCTGTGTGAAGAACCTTCATTGGATGAGGATGCTGAAGGTTTTGCGGGcgcctttttattttttgttgcaactACATCAAGATTACCTAAGCTTCCTTTCGATCTCTTCAGGGGAGTCTTCCGCTTACTTTTGCCTGACTTATCTGTCTCTGTTCCGCCAGCAGATGTCTAACAACATGATTTTCAACCACAATCATATCTAATCTAAGTAGACAGGTAATGAAATAAAGGTGCAAATCAAACCAATTAATTTTTACATGAAAATGTAGCTAAATTATGATAGCATAAGCAACAATTTTGACAGCAAGATCACTGAAACTGGAATAAACGGACACAACTAAAAGACCCAgggaagcaaaaaaaaaagattagatGAAATTCTTCTTGCCTTCTACAACTACAGAGCAGATAAAAGATGCCCAAGAACTTACAGGAGTTTGAACTGTCCCATTTGGTGATTGCCCGGGATAAGGATTGTATGGGTGTGAACCCTGGTATAGAGACAATTAGAATGAAATTCTTTGGTAAGAGCTATTCACATAACATGACAAAAACTATTTCATTAAGTAAAATGTAAGAGTGAGTACCGGTAGCATAGGTGCCTGCTGATATGGTGTCCCTTGCGCATACATCGCCGCATATGGCGGCGGTGTTCCATAGGGAGGCATCATCTGACACGAGCAATTCACATCACATGTTAAAACTGATTTTCCATAGCTTCAGAGTAGCTAACAGCATCCTTCATACAAAAGAAAAACTACCAAAACCCTAAGGCCAAAGGTTAAAAGGACTGGGTAACTCAAATGAATGCAGCGGAAAGGTCCATGCTACCATTTGCTTATTATCACTCATGCTTAGACTTATCTAGACATAATTCTGATAAAACAGCAGAAATGGTAGTGGTATGACCAGAACACTGCATCTATAGCAAGAAATTAATGTGAATGTACCTGTGGACCCCACATATATGGGTGCCCCTGAGGACTTGGAGCCACATTTGGATGGAAAAAGCCCGGTGGGGTCATTGGAGCTGTCCCAGCAGGATTATAGTATGCCTACAGATTGATACTAACCAGTACAGTAAACAATATAGTGGAAAAAGTTAAATGGATGCAAGATGAACTCATTTTATGAACCTGAAATTGAGACCAGTCCGGATATGCAGTAGGAGGATTAGTGGGTGTACTCTGTTCATTCTAAAACAAGCAAAACAAGGTAAGAGAATTTCACTAATTAGTAATTAGTCTTGTAGTTTCAGATTGTTGTACATACCTGTGTCGCCGATGATTTTTGAGATTTGGACCTAGTGGCTACCTCTCCTTTTCCCATGCTTTATTCCTCCCtagattactctattccttttAACACCTAAGTTCTGAAAATAAGACAAATTTATGAAGTGATCATTAATCATGTGTCTCAATGGTTTTTAAAATAATGTTTTCCGAAACGCTTAAATTAGATCTTCCTTGCCTTTAAGGAAGTGAAAAATAAAAGGATTTCAGCAAGCAAACAAATTGTGTCATGGATAAAATAATTTTGAAAGGAGAGATGACTATTAATCATTATCAGAGCATAGAATAATACACAAGTGCAGAAAAACACTCGGAACCCAACaaacatggaaaaaaaattatcaggTGAAACGATGAATATATAAACAACCGGCAGAAGCTTCCTACCTACAAGACACCTTTGATCTTCTATATTTTCTTGGTCAATGAAGCAGTGGAGTCTCTAAGTATCATGGATGCGGCAGAAAATTTTCTTATTGGCTAGCACTGTGGAACAAAAGTACAAAGGAAGATCAGACGGTGTATTAATAACTTTTGTCTAATAAAACAAGGAAAGGAATGCTAATCAAAATATTCTAAACAGCAAGCTGACTACAAGAGAGAGACAAGTTAGATATGTGTATCAAATATATGATAGTACCATGAGTGCTCAAACAGATGATAGCGTTATGCGCATATCACAATTACGTGGCCATCAATTACGA
Coding sequences:
- the LOC4332200 gene encoding zinc finger protein 7, whose protein sequence is MKSSSQEAGEEVSEISSQAASNNNETCNSSSGKVSLDLSLTVAAAAAAAASATESSTTDSGGTRPAATATATAREPARVFTCNYCQRKFFSSQALGGHQNAHRRERTLARRAVRLDAFPYGYADVASLPLYGAGLYPIGIQAHASVHHHHPGVAAPAGRAELRSARALLGPMPFFVQAAGDEDASFGWPGSFRPPPTAATTIPAAAAAPVAVNSGSSNSNHGGSVVVQAAADEPDLTLRL
- the LOC4332201 gene encoding bZIP transcription factor 1-B isoform X1, translated to MGKGEVATRSKSQKSSATQNEQSTPTNPPTAYPDWSQFQAYYNPAGTAPMTPPGFFHPNVAPSPQGHPYMWGPQMMPPYGTPPPYAAMYAQGTPYQQAPMLPGSHPYNPYPGQSPNGTVQTPTSAGGTETDKSGKSKRKTPLKRSKGSLGNLDVVATKNKKAPAKPSASSSNEGSSHSESGSGSSSEGSSTNSKSGSRTKDGSEHGQGNDASNKGATAQSSAVEPVQASTGPVVLNPMMPYWPVPPPMAGPATGVNMGMDYWGTPTSVPMHNKVIAAPASAPSSNSRDVVLSDPAIQDERELKRQKRKQSNRESARRSRLRKQAEWEEVANRADLLKQENSSLKEELKQLQEKCNSLTSENTTLHEKLKELEGEKSNGNWYKE
- the LOC4332201 gene encoding bZIP transcription factor 1-B isoform X2; the protein is MGKGEVATRSKSQKSSATQNEQSTPTNPPTAYPDWSQFQAYYNPAGTAPMTPPGFFHPNVAPSPQGHPYMWGPQMMPPYGTPPPYAAMYAQGTPYQQAPMLPGSHPYNPYPGQSPNGTVQTPTSAGGTETDKSGKSKRKTPLKRSKGSLGNLDVVATKNKKAPAKPSASSSNEGSSHSESGSGSSSEGSSTNSKSGSRTKDGSEHGQDASNKGATAQSSAVEPVQASTGPVVLNPMMPYWPVPPPMAGPATGVNMGMDYWGTPTSVPMHNKVIAAPASAPSSNSRDVVLSDPAIQDERELKRQKRKQSNRESARRSRLRKQAEWEEVANRADLLKQENSSLKEELKQLQEKCNSLTSENTTLHEKLKELEGEKSNGNWYKE